The genomic interval GGAGTGCAGCGATTGATCGGATTTGTCAACTATCTGAGCCATTTTCTACCAAGTCTCTCAGATACCCTTGAGCCAATAAGACAGCTGACAAAGCCAGATGTAGCATGGGAGTGGTCAGCTGAGCAGCAAAACGCTCTCTCCGAGATCAAGCGGACGGTATCCAAAGCACCAGTGTTAGCATACTACAATTCTAAGGAAAAGCTAACCATCCAATGTGACGCCAGCAACAAAGGCCTAGGGGCAGCACTCCTCCAGAATGGGTATCCGATCACATATGAAAGCAGAGCACTAATGGACACAGGAACGCGTTATGCAGCAATCAAAAAGGAAATGCTCTCAATCATTTTCACACTTGAACGTTTTCATCAATACACTTTAGGCCACTTCACAAGAGTACTCTGTGATCACAAGCCGCTCGAAATGACAGTTAAGAAGCCGCTGGTGAAGGCACCAAAGTGCCTGCTGGGAATGCTTCTTCACCTGCAGAGCTGTGATTTCCACATCACCTACTGTCAAGGAAAGCTCATGCACCTCGCGGATACGCTATCGCGAGCAGTTAGCGGTACTCCAGGCCAGGAGAACAACTTCGACGAAGCCAACAAGCTATCGCACCTTCCAATCCGCGATGAGCGTCTAGAGCAGATTCGCATAGAAACAGTGAAAAATGACACACTACAGATGTTGAAGCATGTAATCAGTGGATGGCCGAGCGAATGTGATGCACTACCAGAGCAACTCACGCCTTACTATAACTATAGGGATGAGCTCGCAGTCCAAAATGGCTTAATCTTCAAAGGTGAGCGTGTCATCATACCAGAAAGTGAGCGAAAGCAAGTGAAGGAAAGAATTCATTTGTCACTCTTGGGCGTAGAAGGATGCCTCAGACGTGCACGCGAGTGTCTTTTTTGGCCTGGCATCATCAGCGACATCAAGCAATATATTGCTACATGTGATGTTTGTCGCATATAGCCAGCAGAAAGAATCGCTTATGAGTCATCAGGTACCTGCTCAGCCGTGGGGAAAGGTAGGTACCGACCTGTTTACATTAGAGGGAAAAGAGTACCTGGTCACCGTTGGTTACTACAGCAATTTCTTTGAGGTAGATCTTCTTTGTGATACAGCCAGCGCAGCCATTATTCACAAATTGAAGGCTCATTTTGTGAGATATGGTAACCCAACACAAGTGGTTAGTGATAAGGCCACAATACATGTCAGCAGAGTTTCAGATTTGCACATGAATGGGATTTTGAGCACTTGTGTAGCAGTCCCGGAAACAGCAAAGCGAATGGAAAAGCTGAATCAGCAGTTAAAACAGCTAAGCGGATCCTCACAAAGAGCAACAAATCGCGAGCAGATCCCTACCTCACACTTCTAGACCATCTCAACACACCTTCGCAAGGGCTCAACACGAGTCCTGCCCAGCGTCTGGTGAATCGCCGCACACACATGCTCCTGCCTACAACAGTGAGTTTACTGGAACCCAGAGTTGTACGCGAATGCAAGCGTATGAAACAACACGTCCAGCAGCAGGTCGACAATTACAACAAATCAGCCAAAGATCTTGCCCCACTCGACGAAAGGGATACTGTGCACATGCAACCTCTGGTGCAAGGTAAAAAGAATTGGGAGAAAGCAATTGTGTGTCTGCGCCTTGAACATTCATATGTAGTTCAAACCCCTTCTGGTATCTACCGACATAATCATACACATCTATGAAAGTCGGCTGAGGAATCACCTGAAAAGCTAATCACACATGAACAAACAAAATCAGGTCAAACAACTGAgatcaatgaccacagtgtgcctaccgcatcaaatgcacacagccAAACACTAGCAGAGGCTAATGACACAACACAAACACTAACACAAACGTTGAAACATGCAAATAACAAACACCAGGACTCAGATAAAACAGTAAAAACTCATTCTGGCCGCACAGTGAAAAGGCCACAATATCTAGAAGACTTTGTCCCACATTGAATAATTGCATGAACAATTGAACAGTAAGTCTGTGACACTATTTGGCATTTTAATGTTATGTTTATACTCAAAGAAGGACCACGTCCTATTTGAGGTTGTGTAGTTTGTAGTTTGAAGTTAAAGTCGGATTTCTGGATGTTTTATATTTTGTATATATGCTCATACAAACAGAAATAATGAGTGGTATGCATTTGTGACAGGCATAAGAGACATAGGGCATAATTAATGAATGCCTTGAAAGTTAATTCCATGAAAATATACTGGAAAGCAGACTCCAGAGAAATTGAGTTTAATTTTTAATACAGTTGTTCCTTTTCTTTGTTTTGCTAAAAAGGGGGATGTTATGATATACTCGGACATGCACTCGTGAGCAGACGAATGCCCCGTTGTTTTTAAACTGAAATATCTGTCTTGAAACAGTAGGTGAATGAagagatttgtagtctgctgagggtaGATCCGTAGCATTCAAAAACTATACAAGAAGTTCAGAAGTTCAGGTACAACCTGCAGAAGACTATTTTAAGAGTgagaaaacaattccaattgaagttagAGTCGGAATTGGATGCACATCGGCCAAAGCAAATGGCAGTgaagcttcactcccagatgagctcaatgccttttatgcacactttgaaagggagagtaaAACTACACCCGtgagaatccctgcagcatctggtgaccctgtgatctccgtcttggaggccaacatcagaacatcctgcaagaggggGTACCTCAAGGCATCAGACCCTGATGGTACCTATTGGGcaatgaaaacctgtgccaaccaactggcaggagtgttcaaggacatcttcaatctctcattgctgcagtgggagatacccatctgcttcaaaaggacagCTGTCGTACCAGTTCAACTCCTGACTAAGCAAGGCCTTGAACCCATTGTgatttgcctaccaccacaacaAGTCtatagcagatgcaatctcactggctctccgctCGGCCTTGGAtgacctggacaatagcaatacctatatcagcctgctgtttattgattacagctcaacagtgtttaacacaatcataccctcagtactgatcaacaagctccaaactctgggcctctgtaccactGCATGCAATTGGATCACTGGCTTCCTCACCGGGAGATCACAGTCAGTGCGGATCAGATcagaaacaacatctcctcttcactgacaatcaacactggcacacctgaAGAATGCATGCTCTTTTCTctccacacccatgactgtgcggctaggcacagctcaaccaccatctataaatttcctgatggcaccgctgttgttggcagaatttcaggtggtgatgaggagcgtacaggaatgagatagatcagctggttgagtgttgttacaacaataaccttgcattcaaaggattgattgtagacttcagaaaggggataTTGAGGGAATACACTCCAGtcgtcatagagggatcagaagtggacatggagagaaattttaagttcctgggtatcaacatacTGAAGCCTGGGCcgagcatattgatgcaattacaaacaaGACTTAACAGTGGCTATATTGCATTAGGCGTTTGAGGAGACTTGTTATGTCAGCAAAGactcttgaaaatttctacagacaaATCAAGGAgagctggttgcatcaccatctggtatggagcggAGACTGCACAGGATTGGTTGCAtcgtgggcactaacctccccagcatcgaggacatcttcaacaggcaatgcttcaaaaaggggGCGTctgtcattaaagacccccatcacccagaacgtgctctcttctcattgttaccatcagggaggaggtacaagagccagaTTCTATCCCACTTCCATTCCTGAAACTTTTATCTGTCTGAAAAATCTTGCAATTGCAATATTAATAGTATTTGTACCAACAAATTTGTGTGAATTTTTGTTTTCAGTGATGAACTTGGTCAAATATAATTGTTGTAGGACACTTGCTGATGAAACTAGTGCTATGTGCATAGTTCTCAAAAGAACCAAATACAAGCTGGATATCAAATATTTGTCATCATTAGTGTAACAGCATGAGTCTCACCCAGAGCAAAGTGGGGTTCTTTTCCTTTCCTTGATCTTTAATGCATTTGCACCAAAGCTTATAATTTCATGTTCACACTTCTTATGTAAAACATGCAGTACAATAGCAATATTAATTAGAAATTATCTTATTTTTAAATTGTCTTTGTAGAAgatcaataataataaattttaacaGGCattctaaaatgcttcatttacttcaatctgtctctgttatagttatattaatagcaaagcaGTGAATACTCGTAAATAATCTACAGGGCTCCTTCCTTTCCGTTAAAAATTATTTTTACTAATTCATCCCTCAATAgtaatctctgctcaaaattaccatggcTCACAAGAGGATATTTTAGAAGATTACTGCTCTCAGAAAGATTCATCATTTCCTTCTGACTGTCAGTTTACAATTCTGTGCCTGCCATTGGAAGATTGAATGATTTTGATGGGCAGACAAGAGAACTAGAAACAATATCCAAACTTcgatttcatcagcaaattttacatcattttatcTGATGTTTTATTTTCCTAATATCTAACTGGTGTTCTCGTTTCTGCTCCAACAGTATTTCTTGTTGTGATTACAATATCTTTATTTTACCCAACCCCAACTTCCCCAAATAAGGTTATAATACAAACTAGCAGGATATATAATTGAAGCGTCAAACTGAATTCGAGTGATTTGTACAGGGGGAGCGGAATCCAAGAATGAATTGCTCAACTGCCATCACCATTCTACTGTTGCTTGGGTATTGTGCAGCTTTCTCTAACGGTAAGGAAAACGTTCTGCTATTCGTAATTACTGTCATCCTAAGAGTACACCCGGGATATAGAACATTTCCTTCTGATTCTGCACAGTGAGTGGTTTCGATTCTCTGAACGCTAGTACATAATTTAAACTAATTCTTTAGCACGGTACTGAGGGGTGCTGCACATGAGCAGATGATTCAAGATGCAGCAACAGAGATTTAAAATGAAGACAAGAGATATGTGGGATGTGACGAGCTTTTTTATGCCGGAAATTGATACTGGCATGCAATTGAATACCCCTAACACTGATGAAAGAAGATCCAATTAGAATATTACATAGTCAGATGGATAGACATGATGGAAAATAATTTCTGGACTAGAATTGGGCAGAAGGGTTAAAATGGATTCCTCTACAGTAAGCCAGAACAAGCTGAATGACTTCATTTGTGACATATCTATGAATAGAGTGTTGGCAAATTCATCTTTATATTTTGTGCCTTAAGAGTAATAGGTGACattgtgtgagtcctgagctGACAGTGGCATCCTCATCTCCAAGTTAGAATCTTGTTTTTAGAATCTCATTCTAAAGCAAATCTTCAAGATGAAACATTAAGGAACGCCATCTCAGGCAGATGTAAAAGGTTGCATGTCACTACTTAACATTATTTAAATTACTATTTAATTTTCTCAGAGTCCTGACCACCATTTGTTTTCAAATTCATGTTCAAGTTCAGTTTGTCATTTAACAGTACATATGTACAACACCAGaggaaacagtgttcctccgaaccaaggtgcacaacacagtgcatgtaactcacacacaaaacacatgaagtaatattaccacaaataaattaacaaatagtaAAGTGCATATagatacaagttaaaaagtaaacagtgtaaTCCAACTGAcgcttcatacgtgatgagacgTGGGTGGGGGCACAGCAGGATGCTCCGTAGTCTCAGggtctgggggaagaagctgttttccattCTAACAGTTCTAGTCCTATTCAACACTCCCTGGTGCCTGCTGGTAGGGGATCAAAGAGAAGGTGAAATGGATAGGtgggatcactgacaatgcttAGAGCCTTGTGTACGCAGCTTCCTGATAAATAGCTCTGATAGGTGAAGGAGAGACCCTAataatcctctcagcagtccttgcaatcAAAAGTGTTAATCTTGTTATTTAAATCATTTTTTTAGGAGCACACTGTACACAAATCAGCTGTGTCACTCCTACTTTCCAAATGGTTATAAAGCACTTCTGGATATCTGAAGGCATCATGAGGTATAATTAAACTGAAAGAAGAAAGAACTTGCCATCTTATAGAACTTGGTACATCCCTGGGCCTTTCAAAGGTGGCTCGCTTCATCTGATAGATCTGCACTGGCATTGTCTTTATAGCAGTAGCTACAGCCTAGTCGGCAATGAATGAGACAGAATGTACAGATAAAAAAGGAAGCAACTTTGATCCCAATAACTTGGACTTTGTTGCTAGTACTTCTGCAGTGATAGAGCTAAATTTTAAATCATTCCTATAACATAGAACATATGTTGAAATATTGTGTGTAGCACCATTAAGTGACCATTTTTTGTACAATTTCTGGTTAATTTTGCAGCTGCTCCTCGAGATGAAAATGAGAGTCTACGTTGTCACTGTACCtataaggaagaaagaaagataccCACCAAGCAAATAACAAAGGCCATTATCTATCCCAGCAGTACAAGATGCAAACATACAGAAATAATGTAAGAATTAATGACATACATAAATATTTCATACTTATATTTCCACAGTGGTTTTATGATCATCTGCAGAAATAGTGTAGATATATTTCTATCCATAAGCAAACTACAAGGGTAGAAAGGGCAATCAAGAGAGTCTTTAAAGAAAGCTAATTCcatactgtggtaaactatgtatacctgtctggacacgcccctctgctgactgctcctgtggctcctcccacagaccccggtataaaggcgattggggcaatgctcctccctcagtcttcaacatggtcgtgctccctttttgctgttaataaaagcctatcgttcacttccagtctcctagagttattgatggtgcatcacatacttAATAAATAAAATGCTGTGGCAAAGCTACATCACCAAAGAGATGtaaaatctttctttttctttcagagTGACAATTACATCTGGTTATGAAATCTGTGTCAAGGTGACGGCTGCTTGGGTGAAGAATCTCATTGATTACTTATTGGAAAATTCAACAGCAGGGAATATATCTTAAAGTGAT from Hypanus sabinus isolate sHypSab1 chromosome 3, sHypSab1.hap1, whole genome shotgun sequence carries:
- the LOC132390832 gene encoding interleukin-8-like, with product MNCSTAITILLLLGYCAAFSNAAPRDENESLRCHCTYKEERKIPTKQITKAIIYPSSTRCKHTEIIVTITSGYEICVKVTAAWVKNLIDYLLENSTAGNIS